The following proteins are co-located in the Pararhizobium capsulatum DSM 1112 genome:
- a CDS encoding dihydroxyacetone kinase subunit DhaK, with protein MAQFINKREDVVTEAIDGLLATSGGKLARLDGYPHIRVVIRNDWDKSKVALVSGGGSGHEPAHAGFVGAGMLTAAVCGDVFASPSVDAVLAGILAVTGPAGCLLIVKNYTGDRLNFGLAAERARAFGLNVSMVIVDDDIALPDLPQPRGVAGTLFVHKIAGAAAESGADLETVTAAAKRVISSTKSIGMSLDTCTVPGSPKENRIPHGMAELGLGIHGEAGIEQVAFTDAKTAMAAVAAKLQATIGEKSHVALINNLGGTSVLEMSVLTHELLNSAVGKHISHVVGPAPMMTSLDMQGFSISLYPAGKADLDALGKAVTLSAWPGLHAVGSISIAALPDGLKPITPLPSDHKPTREFLISCCNVLISAERDLNALDAKSGDGDTGSTLAGAARALIKAMDRLPLSDQTQLYRAIGLELSQTMGGSSGVLLAIFFAAAGDGASSGLPMRDALKAGLARIQEIGGASVGDRTMIDALAPALDALADGIKAAAIAARTGADTTAKLVKAKAGRAVYINAKQLEGHADPGAEAVALLFEHLAN; from the coding sequence ATGGCACAATTCATCAACAAAAGAGAAGATGTCGTCACCGAAGCGATCGATGGCCTGCTCGCCACCTCCGGCGGCAAGCTTGCCCGGCTGGACGGCTACCCGCATATCCGCGTCGTCATCCGCAACGACTGGGATAAGTCCAAGGTGGCGCTGGTCTCCGGCGGCGGCTCGGGCCATGAGCCTGCCCATGCCGGTTTCGTCGGGGCTGGTATGCTGACGGCTGCCGTCTGCGGCGATGTCTTTGCCTCCCCGAGCGTCGATGCGGTGCTCGCCGGTATCCTCGCGGTCACCGGCCCCGCAGGCTGCCTGCTCATCGTCAAGAACTATACCGGCGATCGCCTGAATTTCGGTCTTGCAGCCGAGCGTGCCCGCGCCTTTGGCCTCAATGTCAGCATGGTCATCGTCGATGACGATATCGCTTTGCCGGACCTGCCGCAGCCGCGCGGTGTTGCCGGAACGCTGTTCGTGCACAAGATCGCCGGTGCCGCCGCCGAATCCGGTGCCGATCTGGAGACAGTGACGGCCGCCGCCAAGCGCGTCATATCGTCAACGAAAAGCATTGGCATGTCGCTCGATACCTGCACCGTACCCGGCTCTCCAAAGGAAAACCGCATCCCGCACGGCATGGCCGAGCTTGGCCTCGGCATTCACGGCGAAGCGGGGATCGAGCAAGTCGCATTCACCGATGCGAAAACGGCCATGGCGGCCGTTGCTGCCAAATTGCAGGCGACCATCGGCGAAAAGTCGCATGTGGCCCTCATCAACAATCTCGGCGGAACGTCAGTTCTGGAAATGTCTGTGCTGACCCATGAGTTGCTGAATTCGGCTGTCGGCAAGCATATTTCCCATGTCGTCGGCCCGGCGCCGATGATGACCTCGCTCGACATGCAGGGTTTTTCAATTTCGCTCTACCCGGCCGGGAAGGCCGATCTCGATGCCTTGGGCAAGGCGGTCACGCTTTCCGCATGGCCGGGCCTCCACGCTGTCGGCTCCATCTCCATTGCCGCCCTGCCGGATGGGCTGAAGCCAATCACGCCGCTGCCGTCCGATCACAAGCCGACACGCGAATTCCTGATCAGCTGCTGCAATGTGCTGATCTCAGCCGAGCGGGACCTGAATGCGCTCGACGCCAAATCGGGCGATGGCGATACGGGGTCCACCCTCGCCGGCGCGGCAAGAGCACTCATCAAGGCGATGGACCGGCTGCCGCTGTCGGACCAGACGCAACTTTACCGCGCGATCGGGCTTGAACTCAGCCAGACGATGGGCGGTTCTTCCGGCGTGCTACTCGCCATTTTCTTCGCTGCGGCCGGCGACGGCGCGTCCAGCGGCCTGCCGATGCGTGATGCCCTGAAGGCTGGGCTTGCCCGCATCCAGGAAATCGGTGGTGCCAGCGTTGGTGATCGCACCATGATCGATGCGTTGGCACCTGCTCTCGATGCACTCGCAGATGGTATCAAAGCGGCTGCGATCGCCGCGCGCACCGGCGCCGACACGACGGCCAAGCTGGTAAAGGCGAAAGCCGGACGTGCCGTCTATATCAATGCCAAACAGCTGGAAGGCCACGCCGATCCGGGTGCCGAGGCCGTGGCTCTCCTGTTTGAACATCTCGCAAATTGA
- a CDS encoding ABC transporter ATP-binding protein, translating into MAEIRLEGVTKTFGSHVALDNVSMTVPNGSFVVLLGPTGAGKTTTLRMVSGLDHPDSGEIFIGGLPMRGLTPAQRNVAMVFQQYSLYPHLTVRQNLEFPLKSPLLKTPPAEITRKVNAIAEVLQISHKLDNKATTLSGGEMQRVSIGRALVRNPQLYLMDEPLSSLDAKLRSDLRIELKSIQANSGATLLYVTHDQIEAMTMATHVGVLHQGRLVQFGSPRDIYENPVSVYAAARLGQPRINILPADIFPSSPVGAATIGLRPEHISQGEGEDSFVRRVEHLGDQTRLHLSYKNHDLVTVTAAHTGLRNGDIVKIQPNKPLYFDADGIRL; encoded by the coding sequence ATGGCTGAGATCCGGCTTGAAGGCGTCACCAAGACGTTCGGTTCGCATGTCGCGCTCGACAATGTGTCGATGACCGTGCCGAACGGCTCCTTCGTCGTGCTGCTGGGGCCGACAGGGGCCGGCAAGACTACTACGCTCCGCATGGTTTCCGGTCTCGATCACCCCGACAGCGGCGAAATCTTCATCGGCGGCCTGCCGATGCGCGGGCTGACCCCGGCCCAGCGAAACGTCGCGATGGTCTTCCAGCAATATTCGCTCTATCCGCATCTGACGGTGCGGCAGAATCTCGAATTCCCGCTGAAATCGCCCCTGCTGAAGACTCCGCCGGCCGAGATTACCCGCAAGGTCAATGCGATCGCCGAGGTGCTGCAAATTTCCCACAAGCTGGACAACAAGGCGACGACCCTTTCCGGCGGGGAAATGCAGCGGGTATCGATCGGCCGGGCGCTGGTGCGCAACCCGCAGCTCTACCTCATGGACGAGCCGCTGAGTTCCCTTGATGCGAAGCTCAGGTCCGATCTGCGCATCGAGCTCAAGAGCATCCAGGCCAATTCTGGCGCAACGCTGCTCTATGTGACCCATGACCAGATCGAGGCGATGACCATGGCGACGCATGTCGGCGTCTTGCACCAGGGCAGGCTGGTGCAGTTCGGCTCGCCACGGGATATCTATGAAAACCCGGTCAGCGTCTATGCCGCCGCAAGGCTCGGCCAGCCGCGCATCAACATCCTGCCGGCGGATATCTTTCCGTCTTCCCCTGTTGGCGCCGCGACCATCGGGCTGCGGCCCGAGCATATCTCGCAAGGCGAGGGCGAAGACAGTTTCGTGCGGCGCGTGGAGCATCTGGGCGACCAGACCCGCCTGCACCTGTCCTACAAAAACCATGACCTTGTCACCGTGACGGCAGCCCATACGGGCTTGCGCAACGGCGATATCGTGAAAATCCAGCCGAACAAGCCGCTCTATTTCGACGCGGACGGCATACGGCTTTAA
- a CDS encoding ABC transporter ATP-binding protein → MAQIRIENVRKEFGSFTAVQSSTFTIEDGEFFMLLGPSGCGKTTTLRMMAGLELPTSGEIYIDGEEVGMKPASQRDIAFVFQMFALYPHMNVRRNISYPLLSQGVPKAEVKTRVAEVARILRIEDILDKPVGGLSGGDRQRVALGRAIVRRPKAFFMDEPLGALDAEFREHMAEELRALHDRMGATTVYVTHDQLEAMQMGDKIVVMNHGVVEQFGKPQQIYDWPATKFVAKFIGSPPMNFLDFDGMIGIGGDRIELAGKTVEVPVSREGATGKLTLGVRPENIVFSDTSTFRGRVIATEYLGTTQIVTLATPNGDVKARTGSEHVINPGETIGLEFDRRTLTVFEERGQALLSAANEGVLNHG, encoded by the coding sequence ATGGCGCAAATCAGAATTGAAAACGTGCGCAAGGAATTCGGAAGCTTCACGGCAGTCCAGTCTTCTACATTCACGATCGAGGACGGCGAATTCTTCATGCTTCTCGGCCCCTCCGGCTGCGGCAAGACCACGACGTTACGCATGATGGCCGGTCTCGAGCTGCCCACCAGCGGCGAGATCTACATCGATGGCGAGGAGGTCGGCATGAAGCCGGCCAGCCAGCGCGACATCGCCTTCGTCTTCCAGATGTTTGCGCTCTATCCGCATATGAATGTGCGTCGGAATATCTCCTATCCGCTGCTTTCCCAAGGCGTGCCCAAGGCGGAGGTGAAGACCCGTGTCGCCGAGGTCGCGCGTATTCTTCGGATCGAGGATATTCTCGACAAGCCTGTCGGCGGCCTTTCCGGCGGCGACCGCCAGCGCGTGGCGCTCGGCCGCGCGATCGTGCGGCGTCCCAAGGCGTTCTTCATGGATGAGCCGCTTGGCGCCCTTGATGCCGAGTTCCGCGAGCACATGGCCGAGGAGTTGAGAGCGCTGCATGACCGCATGGGTGCAACGACGGTCTACGTGACCCACGACCAGCTCGAAGCCATGCAGATGGGTGACAAGATCGTTGTCATGAACCACGGCGTCGTCGAGCAGTTCGGCAAGCCGCAGCAGATCTACGACTGGCCGGCCACCAAGTTCGTCGCCAAGTTCATCGGCTCGCCGCCCATGAACTTCCTTGACTTCGACGGCATGATCGGCATCGGCGGCGACAGGATCGAACTTGCGGGCAAGACGGTCGAGGTGCCGGTTTCGCGCGAGGGTGCGACGGGAAAGCTGACGCTTGGTGTTCGCCCCGAAAACATCGTGTTTTCCGATACATCCACGTTCCGCGGCCGGGTGATCGCCACCGAATATCTCGGCACCACCCAGATCGTCACGCTGGCGACCCCCAATGGTGACGTCAAGGCGCGCACCGGCTCCGAGCATGTCATTAACCCGGGAGAGACAATCGGCCTGGAGTTCGACCGGCGCACGCTGACAGTCTTCGAGGAGAGGGGACAGGCGCTGCTTTCGGCGGCAAACGAGGGAGTGCTGAACCATGGCTGA
- a CDS encoding carbohydrate ABC transporter permease: MSYSVTEPSARQKWFAGILVVFYAVVTIMPLLWIITTGFKSPSDAIAYPPKVVFNPTLEGYVNLFTTRTRVSPETLAEMGEPTTWYERLVRKDGLVIAGPSRFGERFTNSVIIGFGSTVLCIVLGTAAAYAFSRFKVPLKDDLLFFILSTRMMPPIAVAIPIFLMFRQLGLSDTHLGMILLYTAVNLSLSVWLLKGFIDEIPVEYEEAALIDGYTRFQAFYKVVLPQAATGIASTAIFCLIFAWNEYAFAVLLTSGTAQTAPPFIPTIIGVSGQDWPAVAAGATLFLVPVMVFTIVLRKHLLRGITFGAVRK; encoded by the coding sequence ATGAGCTATTCTGTTACGGAGCCGTCTGCCCGCCAGAAATGGTTCGCAGGCATCCTGGTCGTGTTCTATGCCGTGGTGACGATAATGCCGCTTTTGTGGATCATCACCACCGGCTTCAAGTCGCCGTCGGATGCGATCGCCTATCCGCCCAAGGTGGTCTTCAATCCGACGCTCGAAGGCTATGTCAACCTCTTCACCACCCGCACCCGCGTTTCGCCCGAAACCCTTGCGGAGATGGGCGAGCCCACCACCTGGTACGAGCGCCTCGTGCGCAAGGACGGGCTGGTGATTGCCGGGCCGTCGCGTTTCGGCGAACGTTTCACCAACTCCGTGATTATCGGATTCGGCTCGACGGTGCTCTGCATCGTGCTCGGAACGGCAGCCGCCTACGCCTTCTCGCGCTTCAAGGTGCCGCTGAAGGATGATCTGCTGTTCTTCATTCTCTCTACCCGCATGATGCCGCCGATTGCCGTTGCCATCCCGATCTTCCTGATGTTCCGGCAGCTCGGCCTCAGCGATACGCATCTCGGCATGATCCTGCTCTATACCGCCGTCAACCTGTCGCTCTCCGTCTGGCTGCTCAAGGGGTTCATCGACGAAATTCCGGTCGAATACGAGGAGGCGGCGCTGATCGATGGTTACACGCGGTTCCAGGCCTTCTACAAGGTCGTGCTGCCGCAGGCCGCGACCGGCATCGCCTCGACGGCGATTTTCTGCCTGATCTTTGCCTGGAACGAGTATGCCTTCGCGGTTCTCCTGACCTCCGGTACGGCGCAGACAGCGCCGCCCTTCATTCCCACCATCATCGGCGTTTCCGGTCAGGACTGGCCGGCGGTCGCCGCGGGCGCCACGTTGTTCCTGGTGCCCGTGATGGTCTTCACCATTGTCCTTCGCAAGCATTTGTTGCGTGGCATTACCTTTGGAGCGGTGCGCAAATGA
- a CDS encoding carbohydrate ABC transporter permease: protein MSDTPMDRAARATPPVIARRIRGLSDRSIAWLFVAPSIILLLAVNIFPLIWTVRLSFTNFRVNRPNAAVEFIGLQNYRRILTDGDIWLTMQATAHFLIWTIVLQVLIGFSLAYLINKKFRGNDLWTTIIVLPMMLSPAVVGNFWTFLYQPQIGLFNYAVSFLTGVDPSSFSMIGSVNLAPWAIIIVDTWMWTPFVMLICLAGLRSIPDSIYEAAECDRASKWRQFWTITIPMVLPFLMLAILFRGIENFKMFDLVVQLTGGGPGSTTELTSINLKREAFEKWRTGYASAYAVILFVTVFGLASIYVKALNKVKQR, encoded by the coding sequence ATGTCCGATACACCGATGGATCGCGCCGCGCGGGCGACGCCGCCTGTGATCGCCCGGCGCATCCGGGGATTGTCAGATCGTTCGATCGCTTGGCTGTTCGTGGCACCGTCGATCATCCTGCTTCTGGCGGTCAATATCTTCCCGCTGATCTGGACCGTCCGGCTGAGCTTCACCAATTTTCGCGTCAACCGCCCCAATGCCGCCGTCGAGTTCATCGGTCTGCAGAACTACCGGCGCATCCTGACGGATGGCGACATCTGGCTGACCATGCAGGCGACGGCGCATTTCCTGATCTGGACGATCGTCCTGCAGGTGCTTATCGGCTTTTCGCTGGCCTATCTGATCAACAAGAAGTTTCGAGGCAACGATCTGTGGACGACCATAATCGTGCTGCCGATGATGCTGAGCCCCGCCGTCGTCGGCAACTTCTGGACCTTCCTCTACCAACCGCAGATCGGCCTGTTCAATTATGCGGTGAGCTTCCTGACCGGCGTCGATCCGTCCAGCTTCTCGATGATCGGCAGCGTCAATCTGGCGCCCTGGGCGATCATCATCGTCGATACCTGGATGTGGACGCCCTTCGTCATGCTCATCTGCCTTGCCGGCCTGCGCTCCATTCCCGACAGTATCTATGAGGCAGCCGAATGTGACCGTGCCAGCAAATGGCGCCAGTTCTGGACGATTACCATTCCGATGGTCCTGCCTTTCCTGATGCTGGCGATCCTGTTTCGCGGTATCGAGAACTTCAAGATGTTCGACCTCGTCGTGCAGCTGACCGGTGGCGGGCCGGGATCGACCACCGAGCTCACCTCGATCAACCTCAAGCGTGAGGCCTTCGAGAAGTGGCGCACGGGCTATGCCTCGGCCTATGCGGTTATCCTCTTCGTCACCGTCTTCGGCCTTGCGTCGATCTACGTGAAAGCCCTCAACAAGGTCAAACAGCGATGA
- a CDS encoding ABC transporter substrate-binding protein: protein MVAAGALMGASAMGATSARADDLTLCWAAWDPANALVELSKDFEAKSGHKMKFEFVPWPNFADRMLNELNSGGKLCDLMIGDSQWIGGAAENGQYVKLNDFFDKEGIKMADFIPATVTGYSEWPKNTPNYWALPAFGDVVGWTYRKDWFSRPELQAEFKTKYGRDLAVPKTFAELKDIAEFFQNRKIDGTTVYGAAIYTERGSEGITMGAMDVLYSFGFQYDNPDKPYDLEGFVNSPEAVAGLEYYKALYDCCAPPGSSDAYMSENIDAYKSGQVALQMNFAFIWPGINADPKVGGDKSGYFANPAGPGGKQFAQLGGQGISVVSTSEKQAAALEYIKWFAQPDVQAKWWSLGGYSALRAVVEDPGFATSQPYAQTFLDSMAIVKDFWAEPSYASLLQASQKRFHDYVIAGQGTSKEALDGLVKDWTDVFTDEDKY, encoded by the coding sequence ATGGTCGCCGCCGGTGCCCTCATGGGAGCCAGCGCGATGGGCGCAACATCCGCCCGCGCCGACGATTTGACATTGTGCTGGGCCGCCTGGGACCCGGCAAACGCCCTTGTCGAACTCAGCAAGGATTTCGAGGCCAAGTCCGGCCACAAGATGAAATTCGAATTCGTGCCGTGGCCGAATTTCGCCGACCGCATGCTCAACGAGCTGAACTCGGGCGGCAAGCTCTGCGACCTGATGATCGGCGACAGCCAGTGGATCGGCGGCGCAGCGGAGAACGGCCAGTATGTGAAGCTGAATGACTTCTTCGACAAGGAAGGCATCAAGATGGCCGATTTCATCCCGGCCACCGTGACCGGCTATTCCGAATGGCCGAAGAATACGCCGAACTACTGGGCGCTTCCGGCCTTCGGCGATGTCGTTGGCTGGACCTACCGCAAGGACTGGTTCTCACGTCCCGAACTTCAGGCGGAATTCAAGACAAAATACGGTCGTGACCTCGCCGTTCCCAAGACCTTCGCAGAGCTGAAGGACATTGCCGAGTTCTTCCAGAACCGCAAGATCGACGGCACCACCGTCTACGGCGCGGCGATCTATACCGAGCGCGGCTCGGAAGGCATTACCATGGGCGCCATGGACGTGCTCTACAGCTTCGGCTTCCAGTACGACAATCCCGACAAGCCCTATGATCTAGAGGGCTTCGTGAATTCGCCGGAGGCCGTCGCCGGTCTTGAATACTACAAGGCGCTCTATGATTGCTGCGCACCTCCCGGATCGTCCGACGCCTATATGTCGGAGAACATCGACGCCTATAAATCCGGTCAGGTTGCGCTTCAGATGAACTTCGCCTTCATCTGGCCAGGCATCAACGCTGATCCGAAGGTCGGTGGCGACAAGTCCGGCTACTTCGCCAATCCTGCGGGGCCAGGCGGCAAGCAGTTCGCCCAGCTCGGCGGCCAGGGTATCTCAGTCGTCTCCACCTCCGAAAAGCAGGCGGCGGCGCTTGAGTATATCAAATGGTTCGCCCAGCCGGACGTGCAGGCTAAGTGGTGGAGCCTCGGCGGTTATTCGGCACTGCGTGCAGTGGTCGAGGATCCGGGTTTCGCGACCAGCCAGCCCTACGCACAGACCTTCCTCGATTCCATGGCGATCGTGAAGGATTTCTGGGCCGAGCCCTCCTACGCCTCGCTGCTGCAGGCATCGCAGAAGCGTTTCCACGACTATGTGATCGCCGGCCAGGGTACTTCCAAGGAAGCGCTCGACGGCCTGGTCAAGGACTGGACCGACGTCTTCACCGACGAAGACAAGTATTGA
- a CDS encoding LacI family DNA-binding transcriptional regulator — translation MRPTAKDLAEAAGVSLATVDRVLNDRANVSKKAYRLVNDAIERIGFFKNPAAVNLARNKTYRFRFVLPTAGDQYLKELLQRVDEAKEALQSDLTAVEAVQIPISDPHFVAKYLSSIDAATMDGVAIMAPESPQVRDAMGRLLERDIKVVQFLSGQEKLENTDFVGIDNFAAGATAGKIIGRFLRKEPGKIMVVAETMMAQDSIERRLGFDSIINSQFPHLQGLPSLETYGDEKRARAVIQRMLENNGDITAAYVLSAEARIPIAAIGQNDDRGRLTVVVHERTPFTEDALRGEQIDAIIAQDPGHAVRSALRIMRARTDLREPLASQEKIRIEVLLKENL, via the coding sequence ATGCGGCCCACCGCGAAGGACCTTGCCGAGGCAGCCGGTGTCAGCCTTGCGACCGTCGACAGAGTGCTGAACGACCGCGCCAATGTCAGCAAGAAAGCCTATCGCCTTGTCAACGACGCCATTGAAAGAATCGGCTTTTTCAAAAACCCAGCGGCAGTTAACCTGGCGCGAAACAAGACATATCGCTTCCGCTTCGTGCTACCAACGGCGGGTGACCAGTATCTCAAGGAGTTGCTACAGCGCGTAGACGAGGCGAAGGAGGCGCTGCAATCGGACCTCACCGCCGTCGAGGCCGTACAAATCCCGATCAGCGATCCGCATTTCGTCGCAAAGTACCTGTCGTCGATTGACGCTGCCACGATGGATGGCGTCGCGATCATGGCGCCGGAATCACCTCAGGTCCGCGACGCGATGGGCCGGCTTCTGGAGCGCGACATCAAGGTCGTGCAATTTCTCTCCGGTCAGGAAAAGCTTGAAAACACCGATTTCGTCGGCATCGACAACTTCGCGGCGGGTGCAACCGCCGGCAAGATCATCGGTCGCTTCCTGCGCAAGGAGCCCGGCAAGATCATGGTGGTGGCCGAGACGATGATGGCGCAGGACAGCATCGAAAGGCGACTGGGCTTCGACAGCATCATCAACAGCCAGTTTCCCCATTTACAAGGCTTGCCGTCGCTGGAAACATATGGCGACGAGAAAAGAGCACGCGCGGTCATCCAGAGAATGCTCGAAAACAATGGCGACATCACCGCCGCCTACGTGCTGAGTGCGGAAGCGCGCATCCCGATCGCTGCCATCGGGCAAAATGACGATCGCGGCAGGCTGACCGTCGTCGTGCATGAACGCACGCCCTTTACCGAGGACGCACTGCGCGGCGAGCAGATTGATGCGATCATCGCGCAGGATCCGGGACATGCGGTGCGCAGCGCATTGCGCATCATGCGCGCGCGCACCGACCTGCGCGAACCGCTGGCATCGCAGGAAAAAATCCGCATCGAAGTATTGCTGAAGGAAAATCTCTGA
- a CDS encoding DUF1127 domain-containing protein, which translates to MNVARSFNNWRKYRQTVTELGRMTDRELSDLGIGRGDIAGVARAAVAR; encoded by the coding sequence ATGAACGTAGCACGCTCTTTCAACAACTGGCGCAAGTATCGTCAGACCGTTACCGAACTCGGCCGCATGACCGACCGCGAACTCAGCGATCTCGGCATTGGACGCGGTGATATCGCCGGCGTCGCCCGCGCGGCTGTCGCCCGCTAA